The window GGGATTCCGGGCGGAGGGTTCGTTCCATACGTCACGATCGGCACGGAGCTCCTGGGATTCCTCGCGGTGTTCGTCGTCGGCTCGCTGCTCTGGGTGGTGTGGCAGGACGGCCACAGCAGTTGAATCGTTATCACTCTCCCCTGACGCACGGTTCTCAGCACCTGTCCCACCGAACGACGCGGGGCGCAGTCACGAAGCAGGTCATCCTCGACGCGCTCCGGGCACTGGAGCACGAAGCCGACGCAGCGGAGGAGTGAGTCCGTTCACTTACTAGGCATACTGATAATATCTTCGAGTGCTAAAATATTATCCGGCTTTCAACTGAGTTAGAATAAATATAGCAGAGATATACCGCGTTCCAGTCCGGAACGAGTGCGCGTCAGTCAGTCCGCCGGGGAGTCACCGCTTGAACAGCGACGAGACGGTGTCGGTGAAGCGGCCCTCGGAGCGTTCGTCGGACTCCTCGTGGGTGTCGGTGCCGTCGACGGCGAGGTCGGTGTCGGCGTGGAGGCTCTCCTCGAGGTACGGCTCGAACACCTCGATGAGACCGGTCGGTTCGACGACGCCGCGGGACTGGTTGTACTCGATGACGTCGTGGTCGTCGAGCTTGGGGAGATGGGACTGGTAGAGCGCGATGTAGACCCGCTGGCGCTCGTCCGAGACGAGCTGCTGGACCGTCGTGTCGTGCTCCCACGCCGCGACCTCCTCGGCCAGGTCCCGCATCACGAACCGCTCCTCCTCCTCGTGGTCGAGCAGGTAGCGGAGCACGGCACGCCGCCGGGAGTTCTGCAGGATGTGGAACGCGTCGTCCTTCTCGATACTCGTACACGTGTGGGCGTCTGTGTCGGCCGCCTCCTGCTCGCTGGCGTCGTAGTCGGAGTCTGTCTGGACACTCATTGTGTGCATCCGAGTCCATCGGGCCAGGGGTAATAAAGAAGAATCTCGGTTCGGCCGGTTC of the Haloglomus salinum genome contains:
- a CDS encoding DUF7344 domain-containing protein, with amino-acid sequence MSVQTDSDYDASEQEAADTDAHTCTSIEKDDAFHILQNSRRRAVLRYLLDHEEEERFVMRDLAEEVAAWEHDTTVQQLVSDERQRVYIALYQSHLPKLDDHDVIEYNQSRGVVEPTGLIEVFEPYLEESLHADTDLAVDGTDTHEESDERSEGRFTDTVSSLFKR